The Macaca nemestrina isolate mMacNem1 chromosome 12, mMacNem.hap1, whole genome shotgun sequence genome contains a region encoding:
- the LOC105476403 gene encoding intraflagellar transport protein 46 homolog isoform X2 yields the protein MADNSSDEYEEENNKEKKKTSQLTPQRGFSENDDDDDDDDDSSETDSDSDDDDEEHGAPLEGAYDPADYEHLPVSAEIKELFQYISRYTPQLIDLDHKLKPFIPDFIPAVGDIDAFLKVPRPDGKPDNLGLLVLDEPSTKQSDPTVLSLWLTENSKQHNITQHMKVKSLEDAEKNPKAIDTWIESISELHRSKPPATVHYTRPMPDIDTLMQEWSPEFEELLGKVSLPTAEIDCSLAEYIDVICAILDIPVYKSRIQSLHLLFSLYSEFKNSQHFKALAEGKKAFTPSSNSTSQAGDMETLTFS from the exons GAGAAGAAGAAGACCTCACAGTTGACACCTCAACGGGGCTTTAGTGAaaatgatgatgacgatgatgatgatgatgattcatCTGAAACTGATTCTGattctgatgatgatgatgaagagcATGGAGCCCCTCTGGAAGG GGCCTATGACCCTGCAGATTATGAGCATTTGCCAGTTTCTGCTGAGATTAAGGAACTCTTCCAGTACATCAGTAG GTACACACCTCAGTTGATTGACCTGGACCACAAACTGAAgcctttcattcctgattttatcCCAGCTGTCGGGGATATTGATGCATTCTTAAAG GTCCCACGTCCTGATGGAAAGCCTGACAACCTTGGCCTGTTGGTATTGGATGAACCTTCTACAAAGCAGTCAGACCCTACAGTGCTCTCACTCTGGTTAACAGAGAATTCTAAGCAGCACAACATCACG CAACATATGAAAGTAAAAAGCCTGGAAGATGCAGAAAAGAATCCCAAAGCCATTGACACGTGGATTGAGAGCATCTCTGAATTACACCGTTCTAAGCCCCCTGCGACTGTGCACTACACCAG GCCCATGCCTGACATTGACACACTGATGCAGGAATGGTCCCCAGAGTTTGAAGAGCTTTTGGGCAAG GTGAGCCTGCCCACAGCAGAGATTGACTGCAGCTTGGCAGAGTACATTGACGTGATCTGCG CCATTCTAGACATCCCTGTCTACAAGAGTCGGATTCAGTCCCTCCATCTGCTGTTTTCCCTCTACTCAGAATTCAAGAACTCCCAG CATTTTAAAGCCCTCGCGGAAGGCAAGAAAGCGTTCACTCCTTCATccaactccacctcccaagctgGAGACATGGAGACATTAACCTTCAGCTGA
- the LOC105476403 gene encoding intraflagellar transport protein 46 homolog isoform X1, giving the protein MADNSSDEYEEENNKVLREGMPQAPGHRGKDMDPVPPAPESLKCHQTPSHGLERVGWYRESQKHRKEKKKTSQLTPQRGFSENDDDDDDDDDSSETDSDSDDDDEEHGAPLEGAYDPADYEHLPVSAEIKELFQYISRYTPQLIDLDHKLKPFIPDFIPAVGDIDAFLKVPRPDGKPDNLGLLVLDEPSTKQSDPTVLSLWLTENSKQHNITQHMKVKSLEDAEKNPKAIDTWIESISELHRSKPPATVHYTRPMPDIDTLMQEWSPEFEELLGKVSLPTAEIDCSLAEYIDVICAILDIPVYKSRIQSLHLLFSLYSEFKNSQHFKALAEGKKAFTPSSNSTSQAGDMETLTFS; this is encoded by the exons GTACTAAGGGAGGGCATGCCACAGGCTCCAGGCCACAGAGGCAAAGACATGGACCCTGTTCCACCTGCCCCTGAAAGTCTCAAGTGTCACCAGACCCCTTCTCATGGACTTGAGAGGGTGGGATGGTACAGAGAGAGCCAGAAGCACAGAAAG GAGAAGAAGAAGACCTCACAGTTGACACCTCAACGGGGCTTTAGTGAaaatgatgatgacgatgatgatgatgatgattcatCTGAAACTGATTCTGattctgatgatgatgatgaagagcATGGAGCCCCTCTGGAAGG GGCCTATGACCCTGCAGATTATGAGCATTTGCCAGTTTCTGCTGAGATTAAGGAACTCTTCCAGTACATCAGTAG GTACACACCTCAGTTGATTGACCTGGACCACAAACTGAAgcctttcattcctgattttatcCCAGCTGTCGGGGATATTGATGCATTCTTAAAG GTCCCACGTCCTGATGGAAAGCCTGACAACCTTGGCCTGTTGGTATTGGATGAACCTTCTACAAAGCAGTCAGACCCTACAGTGCTCTCACTCTGGTTAACAGAGAATTCTAAGCAGCACAACATCACG CAACATATGAAAGTAAAAAGCCTGGAAGATGCAGAAAAGAATCCCAAAGCCATTGACACGTGGATTGAGAGCATCTCTGAATTACACCGTTCTAAGCCCCCTGCGACTGTGCACTACACCAG GCCCATGCCTGACATTGACACACTGATGCAGGAATGGTCCCCAGAGTTTGAAGAGCTTTTGGGCAAG GTGAGCCTGCCCACAGCAGAGATTGACTGCAGCTTGGCAGAGTACATTGACGTGATCTGCG CCATTCTAGACATCCCTGTCTACAAGAGTCGGATTCAGTCCCTCCATCTGCTGTTTTCCCTCTACTCAGAATTCAAGAACTCCCAG CATTTTAAAGCCCTCGCGGAAGGCAAGAAAGCGTTCACTCCTTCATccaactccacctcccaagctgGAGACATGGAGACATTAACCTTCAGCTGA
- the LOC105476403 gene encoding intraflagellar transport protein 46 homolog isoform X3: protein MVFEKKKTSQLTPQRGFSENDDDDDDDDDSSETDSDSDDDDEEHGAPLEGAYDPADYEHLPVSAEIKELFQYISRYTPQLIDLDHKLKPFIPDFIPAVGDIDAFLKVPRPDGKPDNLGLLVLDEPSTKQSDPTVLSLWLTENSKQHNITQHMKVKSLEDAEKNPKAIDTWIESISELHRSKPPATVHYTRPMPDIDTLMQEWSPEFEELLGKVSLPTAEIDCSLAEYIDVICAILDIPVYKSRIQSLHLLFSLYSEFKNSQHFKALAEGKKAFTPSSNSTSQAGDMETLTFS from the exons ATGGTCTTT GAGAAGAAGAAGACCTCACAGTTGACACCTCAACGGGGCTTTAGTGAaaatgatgatgacgatgatgatgatgatgattcatCTGAAACTGATTCTGattctgatgatgatgatgaagagcATGGAGCCCCTCTGGAAGG GGCCTATGACCCTGCAGATTATGAGCATTTGCCAGTTTCTGCTGAGATTAAGGAACTCTTCCAGTACATCAGTAG GTACACACCTCAGTTGATTGACCTGGACCACAAACTGAAgcctttcattcctgattttatcCCAGCTGTCGGGGATATTGATGCATTCTTAAAG GTCCCACGTCCTGATGGAAAGCCTGACAACCTTGGCCTGTTGGTATTGGATGAACCTTCTACAAAGCAGTCAGACCCTACAGTGCTCTCACTCTGGTTAACAGAGAATTCTAAGCAGCACAACATCACG CAACATATGAAAGTAAAAAGCCTGGAAGATGCAGAAAAGAATCCCAAAGCCATTGACACGTGGATTGAGAGCATCTCTGAATTACACCGTTCTAAGCCCCCTGCGACTGTGCACTACACCAG GCCCATGCCTGACATTGACACACTGATGCAGGAATGGTCCCCAGAGTTTGAAGAGCTTTTGGGCAAG GTGAGCCTGCCCACAGCAGAGATTGACTGCAGCTTGGCAGAGTACATTGACGTGATCTGCG CCATTCTAGACATCCCTGTCTACAAGAGTCGGATTCAGTCCCTCCATCTGCTGTTTTCCCTCTACTCAGAATTCAAGAACTCCCAG CATTTTAAAGCCCTCGCGGAAGGCAAGAAAGCGTTCACTCCTTCATccaactccacctcccaagctgGAGACATGGAGACATTAACCTTCAGCTGA